A stretch of the Haloplanus aerogenes genome encodes the following:
- a CDS encoding class I SAM-dependent methyltransferase: MPAISKSALLHLSSEVAIQDGSICNSTEFIKKPNQFKVMRATRLNELDVDPGAISTNFSHIDHMYSGRLSEYYYARFDQALNQSDLAPDDSVLEVGGGTGVFLLSLLGMVNEVHFSDISRENPHFSTPSGLLDIAGKDPKKVRFTVSDATKLPYSSNSFDKVFALDVLEHIPEEQVAIHELGRVTAPNGRAIISAPIEVGPPVLVREVYRFLDGNRRQTESIKELLAAAFGSPIHERNENHRGYDYKQTIRWLNKEFTRVSVEYCPYPKLGRLNPTAIITAFL; encoded by the coding sequence ATGCCAGCGATCTCAAAATCGGCGCTGCTTCACCTCAGCTCGGAGGTAGCTATTCAAGACGGTAGCATTTGCAACAGCACAGAATTCATAAAAAAGCCAAATCAATTCAAAGTCATGCGTGCCACGCGGCTGAATGAGTTAGATGTAGATCCGGGTGCAATCTCAACAAACTTTAGTCATATCGATCACATGTATTCGGGCCGCCTATCTGAGTATTATTATGCTAGATTTGACCAAGCGCTGAATCAATCAGATCTCGCTCCAGATGATTCCGTTTTGGAGGTTGGAGGAGGCACAGGGGTTTTTTTATTGTCACTTCTGGGTATGGTTAATGAAGTACATTTCTCCGATATATCGCGAGAAAACCCTCACTTTTCAACACCTTCAGGATTGCTTGATATTGCTGGAAAAGACCCTAAAAAGGTGAGATTTACTGTTTCAGACGCAACAAAATTGCCATATTCAAGTAATTCATTTGATAAGGTATTTGCACTTGATGTTCTAGAGCATATTCCCGAAGAGCAAGTTGCTATCCATGAATTAGGTCGGGTCACTGCTCCCAACGGCAGAGCCATCATCTCTGCTCCTATCGAAGTTGGACCGCCAGTATTGGTTCGGGAGGTATACCGTTTTCTGGATGGAAACCGGCGTCAAACAGAATCGATCAAGGAACTCTTAGCAGCAGCATTCGGGAGCCCAATCCACGAAAGGAATGAAAACCATCGAGGATATGATTATAAACAAACAATTAGGTGGCTAAATAAGGAATTTACACGGGTTTCCGTAGAATACTGCCCATATCCAAAGTTGGGTCGGCTGAATCCAACAGCAATAATCACGGCATTTTTGTGA
- a CDS encoding DegT/DnrJ/EryC1/StrS family aminotransferase, which yields MVDEVPFVDITIDDEMISEAVNVLESGRLVKGPECEALENAFADLCSTDHAIGVSNGTAALLLSMKALDINPRDQVFVPGHTYFATVSPVLELGADPVFVDVDPDRYTMDPELLKDAIDEATNPEAIVVTHMHGQPAEMDAILEIADEYGLTVIEDAAQAHRAIYDGQPVGSFGDVGCFSFYPTKNMTVGGDGGMITTDDPELAAEARALRNHGRDESGKHTHLGLNYRLDEVKAAIGREQLTRLPDWIQARREAASQYNERLQDIKEVILPETYPQSKHVYHHYPVLVPASERAGFRTHLDEHRIGTGIHYEEAVHQHKAVRDRVKNTTLPVAEDICARTVSLPMHPQLSEPEVKYVCNRVGGYFQ from the coding sequence ATGGTAGATGAAGTTCCATTTGTAGACATCACAATCGATGACGAGATGATATCTGAGGCTGTAAACGTACTAGAAAGCGGACGTCTTGTAAAGGGCCCCGAATGCGAGGCTCTTGAAAATGCATTTGCTGATCTATGCTCAACCGATCATGCAATTGGTGTCTCGAACGGGACTGCAGCTCTTCTGTTGTCAATGAAGGCACTTGACATCAATCCGAGGGATCAAGTGTTTGTTCCGGGGCATACGTACTTTGCGACGGTTAGTCCTGTCCTTGAACTCGGGGCAGACCCCGTTTTTGTTGATGTTGATCCTGACCGCTACACGATGGATCCTGAGCTGTTGAAAGACGCCATAGATGAAGCTACGAATCCGGAGGCAATCGTCGTCACACATATGCACGGTCAACCGGCGGAAATGGATGCAATTCTTGAGATCGCTGATGAATATGGGCTTACAGTTATTGAGGACGCAGCCCAAGCGCATAGGGCGATATATGATGGTCAGCCAGTCGGATCATTCGGTGATGTTGGTTGTTTTTCTTTTTATCCCACGAAGAATATGACCGTTGGCGGTGATGGTGGCATGATTACGACGGATGATCCCGAACTCGCGGCTGAAGCCCGTGCTCTCAGAAATCATGGTCGCGATGAGAGCGGAAAGCACACTCATCTCGGATTAAATTACAGGCTAGATGAGGTCAAGGCAGCCATTGGTCGAGAACAACTCACACGTCTTCCTGACTGGATACAGGCTCGTAGAGAGGCAGCTTCACAGTATAATGAACGACTACAAGATATTAAGGAGGTCATCCTTCCAGAAACATATCCTCAGTCAAAACACGTGTATCATCACTATCCAGTATTAGTACCCGCAAGCGAACGGGCGGGGTTCAGAACACACCTTGACGAACACAGGATCGGTACCGGGATCCACTACGAGGAGGCAGTTCACCAACATAAAGCCGTTCGTGATCGGGTCAAGAACACTACCCTGCCAGTCGCGGAAGATATCTGCGCGCGGACCGTCTCTCTCCCCATGCATCCACAGTTGAGCGAACCAGAGGTTAAGTACGTCTGTAACCGAGTGGGGGGGTATTTCCAATGA
- a CDS encoding Gfo/Idh/MocA family protein: MKLGVIGTGYWGSNHARVAVELEEDGLIEEVIFCDLDEDRVTELASNYGVEFVTDYRELISRVDAAVIATPSHTHRDIAITLLSNGVDCLVEKPLAIHSDTAWEIVETANQNNRTLAVGHIFRYHPALQAVKERIDRGELGHIKYLHTNRYSFRVPRESSGVLHQLAVHDVDIYRYLLGGHPDRIFCATNSWIRDDIEETATLTLNYENTIGTINESWQVPVFGKKRELIVIGTERSAYIDYLKDTEFEIFDSRIRREDGEYRAMEEGQTTHETRNAEPLREEVTDFLMAIENDRSPLASGQVGAEAISLLERAAESERTNSAVSVGADQFRMSE, encoded by the coding sequence ATGAAACTTGGAGTGATCGGTACAGGGTATTGGGGGTCGAACCACGCACGCGTCGCCGTGGAACTTGAGGAAGATGGCCTCATAGAAGAGGTCATCTTTTGCGATCTTGATGAGGATCGCGTTACAGAACTCGCTTCTAATTATGGGGTTGAATTCGTCACCGATTATCGAGAATTGATCTCAAGAGTGGATGCTGCTGTTATTGCCACTCCATCGCATACCCATAGAGACATAGCTATAACGCTACTCTCAAACGGCGTAGATTGTCTTGTAGAGAAGCCATTAGCGATTCACAGTGATACAGCATGGGAAATCGTTGAGACCGCGAATCAAAATAATCGGACACTTGCCGTTGGACATATTTTTAGATATCATCCTGCGTTACAAGCTGTCAAAGAGCGGATCGATCGAGGAGAACTCGGTCATATCAAATATCTTCATACGAATCGGTATTCCTTCCGTGTTCCCCGGGAATCAAGTGGAGTCCTACATCAACTAGCAGTTCACGATGTCGACATTTATCGCTATCTTTTGGGAGGCCATCCCGATCGGATATTCTGCGCTACGAACTCTTGGATCCGGGACGATATTGAGGAGACAGCGACGCTAACACTCAACTATGAAAATACCATCGGCACGATTAATGAGTCGTGGCAAGTCCCCGTATTCGGAAAGAAGCGCGAACTTATTGTTATCGGCACGGAGAGATCAGCCTATATTGATTACTTGAAAGATACCGAATTCGAGATATTTGACTCCCGAATTCGGCGTGAAGATGGTGAGTACCGTGCGATGGAAGAAGGTCAGACAACTCATGAGACACGAAACGCGGAGCCTCTTCGAGAGGAAGTTACAGACTTTCTTATGGCAATTGAGAATGACCGATCACCTCTTGCCAGTGGGCAGGTTGGAGCTGAAGCGATCTCGCTTTTGGAGCGGGCCGCTGAATCAGAGCGGACGAATAGCGCCGTCTCTGTTGGAGCGGATCAATTCCGTATGAGTGAATAA
- a CDS encoding acyltransferase: METKQIKNCDIGEGTEIGDFVSIKDSEIGSNCRIWRFVNMYGCKIGSECMVGSLVEIQENAIIGRETRIQSHAFICSKVEIEENVFVSHGVKFVNDRYPPSGNSDAWESTTVRQGASLGTGAVIMPVDIGENAMVGAGAVVVDDVPPNAVVAGNPAKIIDYRD, from the coding sequence ATGGAGACAAAACAGATCAAAAACTGTGATATTGGAGAGGGGACAGAGATTGGCGATTTCGTTTCAATCAAAGACTCAGAGATTGGGTCTAACTGCCGAATTTGGCGATTCGTCAATATGTATGGTTGCAAGATCGGTTCAGAGTGTATGGTCGGGAGTTTAGTAGAGATCCAGGAAAATGCAATAATCGGGCGAGAAACGCGGATACAATCACACGCATTCATTTGCTCAAAAGTTGAAATAGAAGAGAATGTCTTCGTTAGCCATGGCGTTAAATTTGTTAATGACCGGTACCCTCCAAGTGGCAATTCAGACGCTTGGGAATCAACGACGGTCCGTCAAGGAGCGTCGCTTGGAACCGGTGCTGTGATCATGCCTGTTGACATTGGAGAGAACGCAATGGTTGGGGCAGGGGCGGTCGTCGTTGACGATGTCCCACCAAACGCTGTTGTAGCGGGCAATCCAGCGAAGATTATCGACTATCGGGACTGA
- a CDS encoding glycosyltransferase family 2 protein — translation MTTDNSKITSVSIIIPTHNEEQTIESCLDALISADCESHKEILVVDGQSEDRTREQISSYEQAHQCVSLYDNPQQTTPHGINIGLENATGEVVSFISGHSIVSEQFFNHIMTAFDRAPDADVVGGRMVPSPETYFEHSVAAALISRLGASSSRFRPVEGYVETVNFGAYRREVIETVGKMDTDLPRAQDYEYNKRVRAAGFRLYQYPELQISYVPRSTPLALAKQYYGNGYWKANVFNKLDEYPLPPRVCGLAMIILGSVTIPLWPLMLGSYLIIINFVAISSIRTSKVGTDMKHIPGAVLALFIMHSSFALGILHGSISP, via the coding sequence ATGACTACCGATAACTCTAAAATAACTTCGGTTTCAATTATTATTCCCACACATAATGAAGAACAGACTATCGAAAGCTGTTTGGATGCGTTAATTTCTGCAGATTGTGAAAGTCACAAAGAAATTTTAGTTGTTGACGGTCAAAGCGAAGACCGGACTCGAGAGCAGATTTCATCGTATGAGCAGGCCCATCAGTGTGTGTCATTATATGATAATCCTCAACAAACAACACCACACGGCATAAATATTGGTCTTGAAAACGCGACTGGTGAGGTCGTTTCTTTTATTAGTGGCCACAGCATCGTTTCCGAGCAATTTTTCAATCACATAATGACCGCATTTGATCGTGCGCCTGATGCTGATGTGGTTGGTGGTCGAATGGTTCCCTCCCCGGAGACCTACTTTGAACACTCAGTGGCAGCCGCACTCATCTCTCGATTAGGAGCAAGTAGTTCACGGTTCCGGCCTGTAGAAGGCTATGTTGAGACGGTGAACTTCGGGGCTTACCGACGTGAAGTTATTGAGACCGTTGGAAAAATGGATACTGACCTCCCACGGGCACAAGATTATGAGTATAACAAGCGAGTTCGTGCCGCTGGCTTCCGTCTCTATCAGTATCCAGAGTTACAAATTAGCTATGTCCCCAGATCAACTCCATTAGCACTTGCAAAACAGTATTATGGCAACGGGTACTGGAAAGCCAACGTCTTCAATAAATTAGACGAATATCCGCTTCCACCACGTGTTTGTGGCTTAGCTATGATCATACTTGGTAGCGTCACTATTCCGTTGTGGCCACTGATGCTCGGAAGTTACCTTATCATTATTAATTTTGTAGCTATCTCATCGATTAGAACGTCGAAAGTAGGGACAGATATGAAGCATATTCCCGGAGCTGTACTCGCATTGTTCATAATGCACTCCAGTTTTGCTTTAGGAATCCTGCACGGCTCGATTTCTCCATAG
- the aglF gene encoding UTP--glucose-1-phosphate uridylyltransferase AglF, protein MKAVVLAAGKGTRLRPLTEDKPKGMVEVNGKPLITHCFDKLIELGADELIAVVGYMKEVIIDHYGDEYDGIPITYTHQREQRGLAHALLTVEEYIDDDFMLMLGDNIFRANLQDVVRRQHEDRTDAAFLVEEVPWEEASRYGVCDTNPYGEITDVVEKPEDPPSNLVMTGFYTFSPAIFHACHLVQPSERNEYEISDAIDLLIQSGRTIDAIGLDGWRIDIGYPEDREEAERRLSSSADSNAVTTTKTADPAVETGE, encoded by the coding sequence ATGAAAGCCGTTGTACTCGCGGCTGGGAAAGGCACGCGCCTCCGGCCGCTAACTGAAGATAAGCCCAAGGGAATGGTCGAAGTCAATGGGAAGCCACTCATCACTCACTGTTTCGACAAGTTGATTGAACTTGGTGCGGACGAACTCATCGCCGTTGTCGGCTATATGAAGGAGGTCATCATCGATCACTACGGCGACGAGTACGATGGCATCCCGATTACCTACACCCACCAGCGAGAGCAGAGGGGACTCGCCCATGCCCTCCTGACAGTCGAAGAGTACATCGATGACGATTTCATGTTGATGCTCGGCGACAACATCTTCCGGGCGAATCTCCAGGACGTGGTCCGCCGACAGCACGAAGACCGTACGGACGCCGCTTTTCTCGTCGAGGAAGTGCCGTGGGAGGAGGCCTCCCGCTACGGCGTGTGTGACACCAACCCGTATGGAGAGATCACAGATGTAGTGGAGAAACCGGAAGATCCACCGAGCAACTTAGTGATGACTGGATTCTATACCTTCTCGCCAGCAATCTTCCACGCGTGTCACCTCGTTCAACCATCGGAGCGCAACGAGTACGAAATATCCGATGCCATTGACCTTCTCATCCAGTCGGGGCGGACTATCGACGCTATTGGCCTCGACGGCTGGCGGATCGACATTGGGTACCCTGAAGACCGCGAGGAGGCTGAACGACGCCTCTCAAGTAGTGCGGACTCCAACGCCGTGACGACGACTAAGACAGCTGATCCAGCGGTTGAGACGGGAGAATAA
- a CDS encoding sugar phosphate nucleotidyltransferase: MKAVVLAAGKGRRLWPLTENRPKPMLPVANRPILEHIIDALVQTEITEVILVVGSNRDRIQSHFEDIYAGLDISYVVQETQLGTGHALLQAESRLGEYFIALNGDRIIDTAVIDAVIDRREETNRPVMAITRIERPSRYGVVELEGQTVVGLEEQPHPDLTKSDYINAGVYAFGPEIFAGIRRIETHGEQALTDALATFIDDRRLEAVRYQGTWLDVSEPWDLLTVNNALLRDRSEDAISESATIDTSAVVRNPVAIGENTVIHPQAVVLDGVSLGDNVSIGAGSILKNTIILSDVTIKSGTVMTDCIVGANTTLGPNTTVEGGHADVVLSDTVHHDVTLGGLIGDNVAGGGNVTITPGTIVGNTTTLDSGTYVSGRIDDGSHVQRG; this comes from the coding sequence ATGAAAGCAGTCGTACTCGCAGCGGGGAAGGGACGGCGACTCTGGCCGCTCACAGAGAACCGGCCAAAGCCAATGCTCCCTGTCGCAAACCGACCAATTCTTGAGCATATCATCGACGCCCTTGTGCAGACAGAGATCACCGAGGTGATTTTAGTTGTCGGCTCGAATCGAGATCGGATTCAAAGTCACTTCGAAGACATCTACGCCGGCTTGGATATCTCGTATGTTGTCCAAGAAACACAGTTAGGAACCGGACATGCGCTGCTACAGGCAGAATCACGACTCGGTGAATATTTTATAGCATTAAATGGCGACCGGATCATCGATACGGCAGTTATTGATGCAGTCATCGATCGCCGGGAAGAGACAAACAGGCCAGTAATGGCGATCACCCGCATTGAACGACCGAGTCGATACGGGGTCGTGGAACTTGAGGGCCAAACCGTCGTTGGGCTGGAAGAACAGCCACATCCCGACCTCACAAAATCAGATTACATCAACGCTGGCGTCTATGCCTTTGGTCCCGAAATCTTCGCTGGCATCCGTCGCATTGAGACGCACGGCGAACAGGCACTGACAGATGCGCTGGCCACATTTATTGACGACCGACGACTTGAAGCAGTTCGCTACCAAGGAACGTGGCTAGATGTCTCGGAACCGTGGGATTTACTCACAGTCAATAATGCGCTTCTTAGGGACCGATCAGAAGACGCTATCTCTGAGAGTGCTACGATCGACACCTCGGCAGTAGTCAGAAATCCAGTAGCTATTGGGGAGAATACGGTTATTCATCCACAGGCAGTCGTGTTGGATGGCGTCAGTCTTGGTGACAACGTTAGTATCGGCGCCGGTTCGATCTTAAAAAACACGATTATTTTATCTGATGTGACAATCAAGAGTGGAACTGTCATGACAGATTGTATCGTTGGGGCAAATACGACACTCGGTCCAAACACGACAGTTGAGGGGGGACATGCTGACGTTGTCCTGTCGGATACAGTGCATCACGATGTCACACTTGGGGGCCTAATTGGCGATAACGTGGCTGGGGGAGGCAATGTTACCATTACCCCGGGGACGATCGTCGGGAACACCACCACACTCGACAGCGGGACCTACGTATCGGGCCGGATTGACGATGGCAGTCACGTACAACGGGGATAA
- the glmS gene encoding glutamine--fructose-6-phosphate transaminase (isomerizing), with protein sequence MCGIIGYIGPDNTGRIVHQGLKNLEYRGYDSAGIALTGETLTLAKTEGEVDELTAPQSADATIGIGHTRWSTHGEPTETNAHPHTDCTGEIAVVHNGIIENYDALKRELSEQHVFQSETDTEVIPHLIETHLADGISLLSAVQRTTKQLEGSYAIAATAAGHDGIVVAREDSPLLIGHSDSATFIGSDATAFIEHTNRVTYLESGDIAHLTTDDIAIYNDGEPVERPTDTLDWDAEAAGKSGYEHYMLKEIHEQPRALRQAISGRIDDLATSVDLEVDLPTEYLQSIEEIQIIACGTSYHAGLYAKELLETHAEVPVTVHIASEYEFRGDRDPWRTLVLAITQSGETADTLSALREAIRAGARTLALTNTLGSTVTREADDTIFIRAGPEIGVAATKTFVSQVATATLLTVYLGQVRETLTSQAATEFLESLRDLPGAVQQVLDQEPTIKRAAKTYADSKAFFYVGRKTGYPVALESALKLKEISYDHAEGFAAGELKHGPLALVTPDTPVIAILTDQAAAEKTVNNVKEVESRGAAVIGVASDPAITTNVDTMFEIPACGPLEPVVANVALQLFAYHVANKKGRPIDKPRNLAKSVTVE encoded by the coding sequence ATGTGTGGAATTATTGGTTACATCGGCCCAGATAACACGGGACGGATCGTCCATCAGGGACTCAAAAATCTCGAATATCGAGGGTACGACTCAGCGGGAATCGCACTCACCGGCGAGACGCTTACGCTCGCCAAAACAGAGGGAGAAGTTGACGAACTCACAGCACCACAGTCAGCTGACGCCACGATCGGGATTGGCCACACGCGGTGGAGTACGCATGGCGAGCCGACCGAAACAAACGCCCACCCACACACAGACTGTACTGGCGAGATCGCGGTCGTCCATAATGGGATCATCGAAAACTACGATGCCCTTAAACGGGAACTCAGCGAGCAACATGTCTTTCAGAGTGAGACCGACACCGAAGTGATTCCGCATCTCATCGAGACACATCTTGCTGACGGTATCTCCTTACTGAGCGCGGTTCAGCGAACGACCAAACAACTTGAGGGAAGCTACGCGATCGCTGCAACAGCAGCTGGTCACGATGGAATCGTCGTTGCACGCGAAGATAGTCCCCTGCTGATCGGGCACAGCGATAGCGCGACGTTCATCGGGAGTGACGCCACCGCGTTCATTGAGCATACGAATCGGGTTACCTACCTCGAATCAGGTGACATCGCTCACCTGACTACGGATGACATCGCGATCTATAACGACGGGGAACCCGTTGAACGACCGACCGACACCCTGGACTGGGATGCCGAAGCCGCGGGCAAGAGTGGCTATGAGCATTATATGCTCAAAGAAATCCACGAACAGCCGCGCGCGCTTCGGCAGGCAATCTCCGGTCGAATCGACGACCTAGCTACGAGTGTTGACCTCGAAGTTGATCTCCCGACGGAGTATCTTCAGTCCATCGAAGAGATTCAGATTATCGCCTGTGGAACCTCATATCACGCCGGCCTCTATGCGAAAGAACTCCTCGAAACGCACGCCGAAGTCCCGGTTACTGTCCACATCGCCAGCGAATACGAGTTCAGGGGGGACCGCGATCCGTGGCGGACACTGGTGCTTGCCATCACGCAGAGTGGTGAGACAGCAGATACGCTCTCGGCACTCCGCGAGGCCATTCGGGCAGGCGCACGAACACTCGCACTCACCAACACGCTTGGGAGTACGGTGACCCGGGAAGCTGACGATACGATCTTTATTCGCGCCGGGCCGGAGATTGGCGTCGCAGCAACCAAGACCTTCGTCTCCCAAGTCGCGACCGCCACACTACTCACGGTATATTTAGGACAGGTTCGAGAGACGCTGACATCGCAAGCAGCGACGGAGTTTCTCGAAAGTCTCCGTGATCTTCCTGGGGCTGTCCAACAGGTGTTAGACCAAGAACCGACCATCAAACGCGCCGCCAAAACCTACGCAGACAGTAAGGCGTTCTTCTATGTTGGCCGGAAAACAGGCTACCCAGTGGCGCTTGAAAGCGCCCTCAAACTCAAAGAGATCTCCTACGATCACGCAGAAGGCTTCGCCGCTGGCGAACTGAAACACGGACCACTCGCGCTAGTGACACCTGATACACCCGTTATCGCAATCCTTACTGACCAAGCGGCAGCCGAGAAGACCGTCAACAACGTCAAGGAGGTCGAATCCCGTGGTGCGGCAGTCATCGGCGTAGCTAGCGACCCAGCAATAACAACCAATGTCGATACTATGTTCGAGATTCCAGCCTGTGGGCCGTTAGAGCCAGTCGTTGCGAATGTCGCTCTCCAACTATTTGCGTACCATGTCGCAAACAAAAAAGGACGGCCGATCGACAAACCGCGCAATCTCGCAAAGAGCGTGACCGTTGAGTAA
- a CDS encoding DUF4330 family protein: MSLIDDDGNLFGVINVIDALVVLFVLAVIAAGAAFLLQPADSGPDRSSTHVTLELGTQPDYLIAAINEGDTYSPNGNTQLTVTDVHLTPADDGTRVIVRAELQGPMTEGGVVYADAPPRLGRSLDIRTNRYVVSGQIRAIGERDTLAVDTATVVLRDTMPASDAREVAVGDEIRIAGRTVATINDVAAYATGNTTERMVFVEATLQTHQEQGQAQFGGTPLRRGQVVPLPTEDYMYNGRVERVGEGFGRGSEDVLLETVVDVETANRIAEGDVATVAGHRTAEVESVMTYATQNPDRKRVFVGVSLRTLGYGEREQFGSTPIQRGNTISLEAESYQLSSSIERVGAVEPRGTSTTRTVVLRMNEVREEFAESIRPGMTERANGKTIARITDVNVDPSLIITTGQNGSVNVVDHPINRDVMITAELRVRETTSGIRFKGQSIRQRSQIVIDLGTITIEATVISA; encoded by the coding sequence ATGTCATTGATTGATGACGACGGGAATCTATTTGGCGTTATTAATGTTATTGACGCACTCGTTGTACTCTTCGTCCTCGCCGTTATCGCTGCAGGGGCCGCGTTCCTACTGCAACCGGCTGACTCAGGGCCAGATCGCAGCTCAACCCATGTGACGCTTGAGTTAGGGACACAGCCAGACTATCTAATTGCTGCGATCAACGAGGGAGACACATACAGTCCGAATGGAAACACCCAACTCACAGTCACTGATGTCCATCTCACGCCGGCGGATGACGGCACACGGGTCATCGTCCGCGCGGAACTCCAAGGCCCGATGACCGAGGGGGGGGTCGTCTACGCCGATGCCCCACCGCGCTTAGGACGGAGCCTCGACATTCGAACGAATCGATACGTCGTGAGTGGACAGATACGGGCGATCGGTGAACGCGATACGCTTGCGGTCGACACAGCGACGGTTGTCCTCCGAGATACGATGCCAGCCTCCGATGCCCGAGAAGTCGCGGTCGGTGATGAGATCCGCATCGCTGGCCGTACGGTCGCGACGATCAACGATGTTGCCGCCTATGCGACTGGCAATACTACCGAGCGGATGGTGTTCGTAGAAGCCACCCTGCAAACGCATCAAGAACAGGGGCAGGCCCAATTTGGTGGAACGCCACTCCGGCGTGGGCAAGTCGTTCCGCTCCCAACGGAGGACTACATGTACAACGGCCGTGTTGAACGCGTTGGTGAGGGATTCGGCCGGGGGAGCGAAGACGTGTTACTTGAAACGGTTGTAGACGTTGAGACGGCCAACCGCATTGCCGAGGGAGATGTTGCCACCGTCGCGGGGCACCGAACAGCAGAGGTTGAGAGTGTCATGACCTATGCCACGCAGAATCCGGATCGAAAACGAGTATTCGTGGGCGTCTCGCTGAGGACACTCGGATATGGCGAGCGCGAACAGTTTGGGTCGACACCGATCCAACGGGGTAATACTATCAGTCTCGAGGCGGAGAGCTACCAGCTATCGAGTTCTATCGAACGTGTTGGGGCGGTTGAACCCCGGGGCACATCGACAACTCGCACCGTTGTCCTCCGGATGAACGAGGTTCGCGAAGAGTTTGCAGAGTCGATCCGACCAGGGATGACCGAGCGTGCAAATGGAAAGACGATTGCGAGGATTACCGATGTCAATGTGGATCCCTCACTCATTATCACCACCGGCCAAAACGGCTCGGTAAACGTTGTTGATCATCCCATTAACCGTGATGTGATGATCACTGCTGAACTCCGCGTCCGTGAGACGACCAGTGGCATCCGCTTCAAGGGCCAGAGTATCCGGCAACGATCACAAATCGTCATCGACTTGGGAACAATAACGATTGAGGCGACGGTCATCTCTGCGTAG
- a CDS encoding IS630 family transposase, whose product MKPRRCLSSSDFFDESWLQPFENSQRMWSFDRTVTIEKPLVTFPWRSIGFYALTGQSVITFKKRLVKETIVVALKEIREQNPVGRILLVADNYGSHHARVTQERADELGIKFVFIPPYSPTLNAIEPLWKDIKREISPTIFEDKDHFREFLTETFLRLSYRLSFAVGWIDTFIPSGQMLR is encoded by the coding sequence ATGAAGCCGAGGAGGTGCCTGTCGTCTTCGGATTTTTTCGATGAGTCGTGGCTGCAACCGTTCGAGAATTCTCAACGAATGTGGTCGTTCGACCGGACTGTAACGATTGAGAAGCCGTTGGTTACGTTTCCATGGCGGTCGATCGGATTCTACGCGCTGACTGGCCAAAGCGTGATCACGTTCAAAAAGCGGTTGGTGAAGGAGACGATTGTGGTGGCACTCAAGGAGATTCGCGAGCAGAACCCGGTGGGGCGGATTCTGCTCGTGGCGGACAACTACGGCTCCCATCACGCGCGGGTCACACAGGAACGGGCCGACGAACTCGGCATCAAGTTCGTCTTCATCCCACCGTATTCGCCGACGTTGAACGCAATCGAACCGCTGTGGAAGGATATCAAGCGCGAGATTTCACCTACGATCTTCGAGGACAAAGATCACTTCAGAGAGTTCCTCACCGAGACGTTCCTCCGGTTGAGCTACCGACTGAGCTTCGCTGTTGGCTGGATCGATACGTTCATCCCAAGTGGTCAGATGTTACGCTAA
- a CDS encoding helix-turn-helix domain-containing protein: MTHRWAHAWNDGGVDGLWPSFGGRPPPKLTAAQFEELCGILEAGQPWTPRLIHALIEERYGVTYHPAHLSRKLRGAGMKYAKPRPLDPASRPCRGDARRAPRAGARRGRR; the protein is encoded by the coding sequence ATGACGCACAGGTGGGCACACGCGTGGAATGACGGTGGTGTCGACGGGTTGTGGCCGAGCTTCGGCGGCCGGCCGCCGCCGAAGCTCACCGCAGCACAATTCGAGGAACTCTGTGGGATTCTCGAGGCAGGCCAACCCTGGACGCCGCGATTGATTCACGCGCTCATCGAGGAACGCTACGGCGTCACGTATCATCCGGCACACCTCAGCCGGAAGCTTCGGGGTGCCGGGATGAAGTACGCAAAGCCACGTCCGCTGGACCCAGCGTCCCGACCATGCAGAGGAGATGCTCGCCGAGCGCCTCGTGCAGGCGCTCGGCGAGGACGACGATGA